Proteins found in one Paenibacillus sp. FSL R10-2782 genomic segment:
- the atpB gene encoding F0F1 ATP synthase subunit A, whose amino-acid sequence MLHESPIIELGGFNIDLSVIIMLFVTCAIVFGLAFAATRNLSVDNPSKLQNFMEWVVEFVQGLITSTMDLKKGKPFLSLGMTLIMFIFVGNMLGLPFGIVTDFDNTQSAQVFGHQIIPVKEALEQAQAAHPGEPAHVGVSWWKSPTADAGVSIGLALMIFVLVHFLGMFRNTKAYFKHYLQPFPFFLPINLIEQFSKLLTHGMRLFGNIFAGEVLISVLLKLTAIGVGGWIASVLGLIVWQGFSIFVGSIQAFVFTILTFVYISQAIDTHEEEH is encoded by the coding sequence ATGTTGCATGAATCACCGATTATCGAATTGGGCGGGTTTAACATTGACTTGTCCGTCATTATTATGCTTTTTGTAACTTGTGCGATTGTGTTTGGACTGGCTTTTGCTGCAACGCGCAATTTGTCTGTGGACAATCCAAGCAAGCTGCAAAACTTTATGGAATGGGTCGTTGAATTCGTTCAAGGACTGATTACCAGCACGATGGATTTGAAAAAAGGGAAGCCGTTCCTCTCCTTGGGGATGACGCTGATCATGTTCATTTTTGTCGGAAATATGCTGGGCTTACCATTCGGTATTGTGACCGATTTCGATAATACGCAAAGTGCCCAAGTATTTGGACACCAAATCATTCCAGTCAAGGAAGCGTTAGAACAAGCACAGGCGGCTCATCCGGGCGAACCTGCCCACGTGGGTGTCAGCTGGTGGAAATCACCTACCGCAGATGCAGGGGTGTCCATTGGTCTGGCATTGATGATCTTTGTGCTGGTTCATTTTCTGGGAATGTTCCGTAACACCAAAGCTTATTTCAAGCATTACCTTCAGCCATTCCCTTTCTTTTTGCCAATTAACCTGATTGAGCAATTCTCGAAACTTTTGACACATGGTATGCGTCTATTCGGTAATATCTTTGCCGGCGAGGTTTTGATTAGTGTGCTGCTGAAATTGACAGCAATTGGCGTTGGAGGGTGGATTGCTTCCGTATTGGGGCTGATTGTATGGCAAGGATTCAGTATCTTTGTTGGCAGTATTCAGGCGTTCGTCTTTACCATTTTGACGTTCGTGTATATTTCACAGGCAATTGATACGCATGAAGAAGAGCATTAG
- a CDS encoding F0F1 ATP synthase subunit delta — translation MSRDTVVAKRYAKALFEVAEQEQTIMETEQELRAFVEAVSGDAEIRKFINSPNITEAVKLQVLANSFEGKLSAPLINTIKLLIHRSRADLFESLLAGYLDIQEYKLGLAHAKVYSTYALSEQEKTAVAEQFGAREHKTIRVENIVDPSLLGGLKVVIGDTLYDGSLAGKLDRLEKSFNRRV, via the coding sequence ATGAGCCGGGATACGGTAGTTGCCAAACGGTATGCGAAAGCTTTGTTTGAAGTGGCGGAGCAAGAGCAAACCATTATGGAGACCGAGCAAGAGCTGCGTGCTTTTGTAGAAGCTGTCTCTGGAGATGCTGAAATCCGTAAGTTCATCAACTCTCCTAACATTACGGAAGCGGTCAAGCTTCAGGTTCTGGCTAACAGTTTTGAGGGCAAGCTGTCTGCCCCGCTGATCAACACGATTAAGCTGTTGATCCACCGCAGCAGAGCAGATTTGTTCGAATCTCTTCTCGCCGGATACCTCGATATTCAGGAGTACAAGCTGGGACTTGCCCATGCAAAGGTGTATTCCACTTATGCGCTCAGTGAGCAGGAAAAAACAGCGGTAGCCGAGCAATTCGGAGCCCGTGAACATAAAACAATCCGTGTGGAAAACATAGTGGACCCGAGTCTGCTGGGCGGATTGAAAGTGGTTATCGGCGATACGCTGTACGACGGTAGTCTGGCCGGCAAGCTGGATCGTCTTGAGAAATCCTTTAACAGACGAGTATAG
- the atpF gene encoding F0F1 ATP synthase subunit B: MSLNWTSIVFTVIAFLILYWLLTRYAFGPLFSVMEKRRQLVLQQMNEAAQTREQAAAYVEEQKQALQQARKEAYDIIEQSKQTGSKQAEQIIVQAKDEAVRLKDEAVREITSERNKAVAELRSEVGRASVQIASKLIQKEIKEDQVQGELVDQYLKEVGGKA, from the coding sequence TTGAGTTTAAATTGGACAAGTATCGTTTTTACTGTAATTGCATTTTTGATCTTGTACTGGTTACTGACGCGTTATGCATTCGGCCCTCTCTTTTCCGTTATGGAGAAGCGGCGTCAGCTTGTATTACAGCAAATGAATGAAGCGGCACAGACGCGTGAACAGGCTGCTGCCTATGTTGAGGAGCAAAAGCAGGCTCTCCAACAGGCACGCAAAGAAGCCTACGATATTATTGAGCAGTCGAAACAAACAGGTAGCAAGCAAGCGGAGCAAATTATCGTTCAGGCCAAGGACGAAGCTGTCCGCCTGAAAGACGAAGCTGTTCGTGAGATCACGAGCGAGCGCAATAAAGCAGTTGCCGAGCTGCGCAGCGAAGTGGGCCGGGCTTCGGTACAAATCGCTTCCAAGCTGATTCAAAAAGAAATCAAAGAAGACCAAGTCCAGGGAGAGCTTGTCGACCAGTACCTTAAAGAGGTAGGAGGCAAAGCATGA
- the atpA gene encoding F0F1 ATP synthase subunit alpha yields the protein MSIKPEEISSLIKSQIEQYKNDIEVVEVGTVVEVGDGIARVYGLEKVMSGELVEFENGVLGLALNVEESNVGVVILGQFSDIREGGQVKRTGQIMQVPVGEALIGRVVNPLGQPVDGKGPIATTEFRPVESQAPGVMARKSVHEPMQTGIKAIDAMVPIGRGQRELIIGDRQTGKTSIAIDAILNQKGSGMKCIYVAIGQKQSTVAQVVETLRRHGALEYTIVVTAAASEPSPLLYIAPYSGCAMGEYFMYKGEHVLVVYDDLTKQASAYRELSLLLRRPPGREAYPGDVFYLHSRLLERAAKLNDELGGGSLTALPFIETQASDVSAYIPTNVISITDGQIFLEADLFYAGQRPAINVGISVSRVGGSAQIKAMKKVAGSLRLDLAQYRELQAFSQFGSDLDKSTKARLDRGARMMEILKQGVNQPLAVEQQVVSLYTAVKGFLDDIPVADVKRFEKDFLSYMESDHQDILQSIRDTKDLVPDNDAALRAAIEKFKKSFATSV from the coding sequence TTGAGTATCAAACCTGAAGAAATCAGTTCATTGATTAAAAGTCAGATTGAACAATATAAAAATGATATTGAGGTCGTTGAAGTCGGCACTGTTGTTGAAGTCGGCGACGGTATTGCCCGCGTCTACGGACTGGAAAAAGTCATGTCCGGTGAATTGGTTGAATTCGAAAACGGCGTTTTGGGCTTGGCGCTCAACGTGGAAGAAAGCAATGTTGGTGTTGTTATTCTCGGTCAATTCTCCGATATCCGTGAAGGCGGTCAAGTGAAACGTACAGGTCAGATCATGCAGGTTCCTGTAGGGGAAGCATTGATCGGACGTGTTGTTAATCCGCTGGGACAACCAGTTGACGGTAAAGGCCCGATTGCTACAACGGAATTCCGTCCGGTAGAAAGCCAGGCTCCAGGCGTTATGGCCCGTAAATCGGTACATGAGCCAATGCAGACGGGGATTAAAGCTATTGATGCGATGGTTCCGATTGGTCGCGGTCAACGCGAGCTGATCATCGGTGACCGTCAAACAGGTAAAACCTCTATTGCGATTGACGCGATTTTGAATCAAAAAGGCAGCGGCATGAAATGTATTTATGTTGCCATCGGCCAAAAGCAATCTACGGTAGCCCAAGTCGTTGAAACCTTGCGTCGTCATGGTGCTTTGGAATATACGATTGTCGTTACAGCGGCAGCTTCCGAGCCATCACCATTGCTCTATATCGCACCTTACTCTGGCTGCGCTATGGGTGAATACTTTATGTACAAAGGCGAGCACGTATTGGTTGTATACGATGACTTGACCAAACAAGCGTCCGCTTACCGGGAACTTTCCCTGTTGCTGCGTCGTCCACCGGGCCGTGAGGCTTACCCAGGTGACGTTTTCTATCTGCATTCCCGCTTGCTGGAACGTGCAGCGAAGCTGAATGACGAGTTAGGCGGCGGATCGCTAACTGCGTTGCCATTCATCGAAACACAGGCATCCGACGTATCTGCCTATATTCCAACGAACGTTATTTCCATCACAGACGGACAAATCTTCCTCGAAGCTGACTTGTTCTATGCAGGACAACGTCCAGCGATTAACGTAGGTATTTCTGTATCCCGTGTAGGTGGTTCGGCTCAGATCAAAGCGATGAAAAAGGTTGCAGGTTCCCTGCGTCTGGATCTTGCCCAATATCGTGAGCTTCAAGCGTTCTCCCAATTCGGTTCCGATTTGGACAAGTCCACCAAAGCTCGTCTGGATCGCGGCGCGCGTATGATGGAAATTTTGAAACAGGGTGTTAACCAGCCGTTGGCTGTAGAGCAACAGGTTGTGAGCTTGTACACTGCGGTAAAAGGCTTCCTGGATGATATTCCTGTAGCAGACGTGAAACGTTTTGAAAAAGACTTCCTTTCTTATATGGAGTCTGATCATCAAGATATTCTTCAATCTATTCGTGATACAAAAGACTTGGTACCTGATAACGATGCGGCTCTCAGAGCAGCTATCGAGAAATTCAAAAAATCATTTGCCACGTCGGTTTAA
- the glyA gene encoding serine hydroxymethyltransferase produces the protein MMEHLRKSDPAVLEAMGLELKRQRHNIELIASENIVSEAVMEAMGSVLTNKYAEGYPSKRYYGGCEHVDIVEDIARDRAKELFGAEHANVQAHSGAQANMAVYLAALKPGDTVLGMNLAHGGHLTHGSPVNASGLLYNFAAYGVREDNFRIDYDEVRKAAFKHRPRLIVAGASAYPRTIDFEAFASIANDVGALFMVDMAHIAGLVAAGIHPSPVPHAQFVTTTTHKTLRGPRGGLILTRKAWAQAIDKAIFPGTQGGPLMHVIASKAVALGEALQPSFKTYAQNVVRNAQVLAETLLAEGINIVSGGTDNHLMLLDTRSLNITGKEAEHVLDSVGITVNKNAIPFDPTSPFVTSGIRIGTPAATSRGMDEEAMVKIGKIIAETLKNPKDDTVLSKASQAVGELTDKFPIYPGVQY, from the coding sequence TGATGGAACATCTGCGTAAAAGTGACCCGGCAGTGCTGGAAGCAATGGGACTTGAACTGAAACGACAACGCCATAATATCGAGCTAATCGCATCCGAAAATATCGTCAGTGAAGCGGTAATGGAAGCGATGGGCTCTGTACTGACGAATAAATATGCTGAAGGTTATCCAAGCAAACGCTACTACGGTGGCTGTGAGCATGTGGATATCGTCGAGGACATTGCACGCGACCGTGCCAAAGAACTGTTCGGTGCAGAGCATGCTAACGTACAGGCTCACTCGGGAGCGCAAGCGAACATGGCAGTATATCTGGCAGCTCTTAAACCTGGAGATACCGTACTGGGTATGAACCTGGCACACGGTGGCCATCTGACACACGGAAGTCCGGTTAACGCCTCCGGCTTGCTGTATAACTTTGCCGCTTACGGCGTACGTGAAGACAACTTCCGCATCGACTATGATGAAGTGCGCAAGGCAGCCTTCAAGCATCGCCCTCGTCTGATTGTAGCTGGAGCGAGCGCGTATCCGCGTACCATTGATTTTGAAGCCTTCGCTTCCATTGCCAATGATGTGGGCGCTCTCTTCATGGTCGATATGGCACATATCGCGGGTCTGGTGGCAGCGGGTATTCATCCAAGCCCGGTTCCGCATGCTCAATTTGTAACAACAACGACACACAAAACGCTGCGTGGTCCGCGTGGAGGTCTGATTTTGACTCGCAAAGCGTGGGCGCAAGCGATTGACAAAGCTATATTCCCAGGTACTCAAGGGGGGCCGTTGATGCATGTGATTGCATCCAAAGCCGTTGCCTTGGGTGAAGCGCTCCAGCCTTCCTTCAAAACCTATGCGCAAAACGTAGTTCGCAACGCTCAGGTACTGGCTGAGACATTGCTGGCTGAAGGCATTAACATTGTATCCGGCGGTACGGATAATCATCTGATGCTGCTGGACACTCGTAGCTTGAACATTACTGGAAAAGAAGCGGAGCATGTGTTGGATTCTGTGGGCATCACGGTGAACAAAAACGCGATTCCTTTCGACCCGACCAGTCCGTTTGTTACTAGCGGAATCCGCATTGGTACACCTGCTGCTACATCCCGTGGTATGGATGAAGAGGCTATGGTCAAAATCGGTAAAATCATTGCCGAAACTCTCAAAAATCCAAAGGATGATACGGTATTGTCCAAAGCCAGCCAAGCTGTTGGCGAACTGACAGACAAATTCCCGATTTATCCAGGTGTTCAATACTAA
- the wecB gene encoding UDP-N-acetylglucosamine 2-epimerase (non-hydrolyzing), producing the protein MSKIKVMTIFGVRPEAIKMAPLILELQRHPEHIESVVCVTAQHRQMLDQVLEVFNIHPDYDLDVMKDRQTLNEISIRVLQGLEPVLREAKPDIVLVHGDTLTTFLASYAAFMQQIEVGHVEAGLRTWNKLSPYPEEMNRQLTGVLSDLHFSPTSLSAGNLRKENKPESRIYVTGNTVTDVFQYTVRQDYEHPVLEWAKGKRLILMTAHRRESQGEPHRQIFSAVKRIADEFEDIAIVYPVHPSPAVKEPAFEILGNHPRIKLIDPLDVVDLHNFYPHTHLILTDSGGLQEEAPSFGVPVLVLRDTTERPEGIEAGTLELVGTSEENVYNRTKALLTDSALYESMSQAANPYGDGRASVRIVNAILHHYGVRSERPEEFHTMFTKGVRTT; encoded by the coding sequence ATGTCCAAAATCAAAGTGATGACTATTTTTGGCGTGCGTCCGGAAGCGATTAAGATGGCTCCTCTTATATTGGAGCTTCAACGTCACCCCGAGCATATCGAGTCTGTAGTATGTGTAACGGCTCAACATCGCCAAATGCTCGATCAGGTTCTGGAAGTATTTAATATTCACCCAGACTATGATCTGGATGTGATGAAGGATCGTCAGACGCTTAATGAAATTTCGATCCGTGTGCTTCAAGGATTGGAACCTGTGTTACGTGAGGCAAAGCCTGATATCGTGCTCGTTCACGGGGATACGCTGACGACTTTCCTGGCCAGCTATGCGGCCTTTATGCAACAGATCGAAGTAGGGCATGTGGAAGCGGGCTTGCGGACGTGGAACAAGCTTTCTCCGTACCCTGAGGAAATGAACCGTCAACTGACAGGAGTGCTGTCGGATCTTCATTTTTCTCCTACTTCTTTATCTGCTGGGAATTTGCGGAAGGAAAATAAGCCTGAATCTCGAATATATGTAACAGGCAATACCGTGACTGACGTATTTCAGTATACGGTTCGTCAGGATTACGAGCATCCGGTGTTGGAATGGGCTAAAGGCAAGCGTCTGATTCTGATGACGGCACACCGTAGGGAGTCCCAGGGTGAACCACATCGCCAAATTTTTAGTGCGGTCAAACGAATCGCAGACGAGTTTGAGGATATTGCTATCGTGTATCCGGTTCATCCGAGTCCGGCTGTGAAGGAGCCTGCATTTGAGATTTTAGGCAACCATCCGCGTATTAAGCTGATTGATCCCCTGGATGTGGTGGATTTACACAACTTTTATCCGCACACTCATCTCATACTTACTGATTCGGGTGGTCTTCAGGAGGAAGCACCTTCATTCGGCGTGCCTGTACTGGTACTGCGTGATACGACTGAAAGACCGGAAGGAATTGAAGCTGGCACACTGGAACTGGTGGGTACGAGTGAGGAGAACGTCTACAATCGGACCAAGGCTCTTTTGACGGATTCTGCATTATATGAGTCTATGAGTCAGGCAGCAAACCCTTATGGCGATGGACGAGCTTCGGTAAGAATTGTCAATGCTATTTTGCACCATTACGGTGTTCGATCCGAACGTCCTGAAGAATTTCACACAATGTTCACAAAAGGTGTCCGCACCACATAA
- the atpE gene encoding F0F1 ATP synthase subunit C — MGAWALIAAAIAVGLGALGAGIGNGLIVSKTVEGIARQPEAKASLQTVMFIGVGLVEALPIIGVVLAFIFYAAA; from the coding sequence ATGGGAGCTTGGGCATTAATAGCAGCAGCTATCGCAGTAGGTTTGGGTGCGCTCGGCGCAGGTATTGGTAACGGTCTGATCGTAAGTAAAACAGTTGAAGGTATTGCTCGTCAGCCAGAAGCAAAAGCTTCATTGCAAACTGTTATGTTTATCGGTGTAGGTCTGGTAGAAGCACTGCCAATCATCGGTGTCGTCCTGGCATTCATTTTCTACGCAGCAGCTTAA
- a CDS encoding AtpZ/AtpI family protein — MVKPSKQNNNRNNTGNAFKAIGLVSAIGIDLAVCTLGGFYAGKWLDAKLGGSGIWIGVSVLAGLVVGALSIALVIGKVLRDNHE, encoded by the coding sequence GTGGTCAAACCTTCCAAGCAAAACAACAACCGAAATAACACCGGAAATGCCTTCAAGGCAATTGGACTGGTGAGCGCTATCGGCATTGATTTGGCTGTGTGCACACTGGGGGGTTTTTATGCCGGAAAGTGGCTAGACGCCAAACTTGGTGGTTCCGGAATTTGGATTGGCGTAAGCGTTCTCGCAGGCTTGGTTGTAGGCGCATTGAGTATTGCCCTTGTGATCGGAAAGGTATTGAGGGATAACCATGAGTGA
- the upp gene encoding uracil phosphoribosyltransferase: protein MAKLVVCDHPLIQHKLTFIRDVRTNTKDFRELVDEVATLMAYEITRDIPLESITVQTPVAETEGKVISGRMLGLIPILRAGLGMLDGVVKLLPAAKVGHVGLFRDPETLQPVEYYTKLPTDVTERELIVIDPMLATGGSAIAAIDVLKKRGCTQIKMMNLIAAPEGVKAVQDAHPDVDIYVAALDERLDDHGYIIPGLGDAGDRLYGTK, encoded by the coding sequence ATGGCAAAACTGGTGGTTTGTGATCACCCTTTGATCCAACACAAACTTACATTTATCCGCGATGTGCGGACCAACACCAAGGATTTCCGCGAACTGGTGGATGAAGTAGCAACATTGATGGCTTATGAAATTACGCGGGATATCCCGCTGGAGAGCATTACGGTGCAGACACCGGTTGCTGAGACAGAAGGCAAGGTTATTTCCGGTCGCATGCTGGGTCTCATTCCAATCTTGCGTGCAGGCTTGGGGATGCTGGATGGCGTTGTCAAACTGCTGCCAGCAGCAAAGGTAGGGCATGTGGGACTGTTCCGTGATCCCGAGACATTGCAGCCTGTGGAATACTACACGAAGCTGCCTACAGACGTGACAGAGCGTGAATTGATCGTGATTGATCCGATGCTGGCAACAGGCGGCTCGGCGATCGCGGCTATTGATGTGCTGAAAAAGAGAGGCTGCACCCAAATTAAAATGATGAATTTGATTGCCGCTCCCGAGGGGGTCAAGGCTGTTCAGGATGCCCACCCCGATGTAGATATTTATGTTGCTGCACTGGACGAGCGTCTGGATGATCACGGCTACATTATTCCTGGTCTTGGTGACGCGGGAGACCGTTTGTACGGAACCAAGTAA
- a CDS encoding ATP synthase subunit I — MSEMTRMQKMLWIVALCIMALCFLVSAFMPQHRDIAHGIILGTGVSCLNVLYMAYKIRQVASAAAGEGKKKRVGIGFGVRVATSILAVVLAIEFPAYFHEIAVMASLVTGQFLLLIIGIIFALQEK; from the coding sequence ATGAGTGAGATGACCCGAATGCAAAAAATGTTATGGATCGTAGCGCTTTGTATTATGGCTCTGTGTTTCCTGGTCTCCGCCTTCATGCCCCAACATCGTGACATTGCTCACGGAATCATTCTGGGAACGGGAGTAAGCTGTCTTAATGTGCTGTATATGGCCTACAAAATTCGACAGGTTGCGAGTGCGGCCGCCGGTGAAGGCAAGAAGAAAAGGGTGGGCATCGGCTTTGGAGTTCGTGTAGCGACCTCTATTTTGGCGGTAGTGCTGGCGATAGAATTCCCGGCCTATTTCCATGAGATCGCTGTAATGGCAAGCCTGGTAACTGGCCAGTTTCTTCTTTTAATTATAGGCATCATATTCGCGCTTCAGGAAAAATGA